One genomic window of Desulfuromonas sp. AOP6 includes the following:
- a CDS encoding glycosyltransferase, whose translation MKNKVSFIIPTKNEEKRLASCIDSIKRCDKDGFYIEIIVVDNGSDDNTVSLARSLGAKTYIDPDATIGKLRNIGAKNSVGDILCFVDADVNVGVEFLLSLEEILEDSSVGIVTGPILLPDNPSWVELIWALGRNNRKGRLEVFWSSSMNMIVKRHVFDSVGGFSENMKTCEDVDFSRKVITLNYKIIYEHERNVVHMGEAKSLIGLYRKEKWRGKSIWMLFFKNINDPRRWLNICQLIYFLFATMFLLISIVLLNYELTIISVILIFTLPFIRSLNVVMKTKKLLYFPQLIIVWFVYYSARTRALF comes from the coding sequence ATGAAAAATAAAGTATCCTTTATAATCCCAACAAAAAACGAAGAAAAAAGGCTGGCAAGCTGTATCGATTCAATAAAACGATGTGATAAAGATGGTTTTTATATAGAAATAATTGTAGTCGATAATGGCTCCGATGACAACACAGTATCCTTAGCCCGAAGTCTTGGAGCTAAAACATATATAGACCCTGATGCGACGATAGGAAAACTTAGAAATATAGGGGCAAAAAATTCAGTTGGAGACATTCTTTGTTTTGTCGATGCTGATGTAAATGTCGGTGTTGAGTTTTTATTATCCTTGGAAGAGATATTGGAAGATTCTTCCGTCGGTATTGTGACAGGGCCAATTTTATTGCCTGATAATCCGTCATGGGTTGAATTAATATGGGCACTTGGGAGAAATAATAGAAAAGGTAGGTTAGAAGTATTTTGGTCTTCTTCAATGAATATGATAGTTAAAAGACATGTCTTTGATTCTGTAGGTGGATTCTCTGAAAATATGAAAACTTGTGAAGACGTTGATTTTTCAAGAAAAGTTATCACATTGAATTATAAAATTATTTATGAACATGAAAGAAACGTAGTCCATATGGGCGAAGCCAAAAGTCTTATAGGGTTATATAGAAAAGAAAAATGGCGTGGTAAAAGTATTTGGATGCTTTTTTTTAAAAATATAAATGATCCAAGGAGATGGCTAAATATTTGTCAATTGATTTATTTTCTTTTTGCAACCATGTTTCTTTTAATTTCAATAGTTCTTTTAAACTATGAGTTAACAATTATATCAGTAATTCTGATTTTTACATTACCATTTATCAGGTCACTTAATGTTGTTATGAAAACTAAGAAATTACTTTACTTTCCTCAATTAATAATTGTTTGGTTTGTTTATTATTCAGCCCGAACAAGAGCTTTGTTTTGA
- the prsK gene encoding XrtA/PEP-CTERM system histidine kinase PrsK gives MISACVAAFVLALVSTLIRRRSGGLLLFILVLLFSIFLEIFEFSALSSPAKWPRWKYAALLVESFLPACWLGFCLLFYREGYKRLPLWQWLLFLPAVGYLAVNAFSPVDRLFFSPDFVDENLLFVSYYGLFFYITLSLYLTLALVNLEKTFFAYPRYERWQVKFEFIGIGTILVASLLYYSQALLYRSLDMSLVPLRTAGLLIGCLLILFSQLKRGGGHRIRLSRDVTYRSMVVIAIGLYFLVLGLLGEGMLYLGGGSQKLLFVLVAFLLGIVFIVFLLSEHIRRKVMVLLHKAFFAEKYDYRIHWKSLTDELGRVRSVEEVRSVILKTFCETFATQAGALFWQKREGGAFELAGEYHLPWHHGNFAPDSALVGLLRDDERILDVASDDAGHLPFLEGEAIAFVVPLVFEQRLKGMILLGRRINSGEAMTYEDYDLMKMLARQAVTSLLNWHLVEEVVAHKEMAAMGKVTTFVMHDLKNTVSNLALAVDNGRHYLNDPAFQQDMLETLDKSVERMKGLIDRLKNLEGTKSLATERVDLLELALRLVREMSVKGVRVTGNPAFCQADPIELAKVIENLILNALDASNGEGPVDLEVGQAGMAYLRCRDDGCGMSEAFVRDRLFKPFETTKKKGFGIGLYQSRNIVEAHGGRIEVESQEGGGATFTVWLPGCDLAE, from the coding sequence ATGATTTCCGCTTGCGTGGCGGCATTCGTTCTTGCCTTGGTTTCAACCTTAATCCGCCGTCGCAGCGGCGGCCTTCTTCTTTTCATCTTAGTTCTTCTTTTTTCTATCTTTCTTGAGATCTTCGAGTTTAGTGCCTTATCATCACCAGCCAAATGGCCGCGTTGGAAGTATGCTGCCTTGTTGGTGGAATCCTTCTTGCCTGCATGCTGGCTTGGGTTTTGTCTGCTCTTTTACCGCGAAGGGTATAAGCGCTTGCCGCTTTGGCAGTGGCTGCTGTTTCTGCCGGCTGTGGGCTATCTGGCCGTCAATGCCTTCTCGCCAGTTGATCGTTTGTTCTTTTCTCCGGATTTTGTCGACGAAAATCTTCTTTTTGTCAGTTACTACGGACTTTTCTTTTATATCACTCTGTCCCTGTATCTCACGCTTGCCCTGGTGAACCTGGAAAAAACCTTTTTCGCCTATCCACGCTATGAGCGGTGGCAGGTGAAGTTTGAATTTATCGGTATAGGCACCATTCTTGTGGCCAGTCTGCTCTATTACAGTCAGGCCCTCTTGTATCGCTCTCTTGACATGTCTTTAGTCCCACTTCGCACTGCAGGGCTTCTGATCGGTTGCCTCTTGATCCTTTTCTCGCAATTGAAGCGGGGAGGTGGGCATAGAATACGGTTGTCCCGGGATGTAACCTACCGCTCCATGGTAGTCATTGCCATAGGTTTGTATTTCCTGGTTTTGGGGTTGCTTGGGGAGGGGATGCTTTACCTTGGTGGCGGCTCCCAGAAGCTTCTTTTTGTCCTGGTGGCCTTTTTACTGGGGATTGTTTTTATTGTTTTTCTGCTTTCGGAACATATTCGGCGAAAGGTCATGGTGCTTCTGCACAAGGCGTTTTTTGCCGAGAAGTACGACTACCGTATCCACTGGAAATCTCTGACCGATGAGTTGGGGCGGGTGCGGTCTGTCGAAGAAGTTAGATCGGTCATCCTGAAAACTTTTTGCGAGACCTTTGCCACGCAGGCGGGTGCTCTGTTCTGGCAGAAGCGTGAGGGCGGTGCTTTCGAGCTGGCGGGTGAGTATCATCTGCCCTGGCATCATGGGAACTTTGCGCCTGACAGCGCCCTGGTTGGATTGTTGCGTGATGACGAACGGATTCTGGATGTGGCATCTGACGACGCGGGTCATCTGCCTTTTTTAGAGGGGGAAGCCATAGCCTTTGTCGTTCCTTTGGTTTTTGAGCAGCGGCTAAAGGGAATGATTCTTCTTGGCCGCCGGATCAACTCAGGGGAGGCGATGACCTATGAAGATTATGATCTGATGAAGATGCTGGCTCGCCAGGCCGTGACGTCTTTGCTGAACTGGCACTTGGTTGAAGAGGTGGTCGCTCATAAGGAGATGGCGGCCATGGGAAAGGTAACTACCTTCGTCATGCATGATCTGAAAAATACCGTGTCCAACCTGGCCTTGGCTGTCGATAACGGCCGTCATTATTTAAACGATCCTGCCTTTCAGCAGGATATGCTGGAAACCCTCGATAAGAGCGTTGAACGAATGAAGGGGCTGATCGACAGGCTGAAAAACCTGGAAGGGACAAAGTCGCTTGCCACCGAGCGCGTTGATTTGCTGGAACTGGCCTTACGCCTTGTGCGGGAAATGTCTGTCAAGGGGGTCCGAGTGACGGGCAATCCTGCTTTTTGCCAGGCCGACCCGATAGAACTGGCCAAGGTTATTGAAAATCTTATTCTCAATGCTCTGGACGCCAGCAACGGTGAAGGGCCTGTTGATTTGGAGGTAGGTCAGGCTGGGATGGCCTATCTGCGCTGCCGCGATGACGGCTGCGGGATGTCCGAAGCTTTTGTAAGGGACCGCCTGTTCAAACCCTTCGAGACCACCAAGAAAAAAGGGTTTGGCATCGGCCTTTATCAGAGCCGGAATATCGTGGAGGCCCATGGTGGTCGCATTGAGGTTGAAAGCCAGGAGGGCGGGGGGGCGACGTTCACTGTCTGGCTGCCTGGGTGTGACTTGGCAGAATAA
- the prsR gene encoding PEP-CTERM-box response regulator transcription factor has product MEKLLVIDDNSEILKQLRWGLGKDYKVLFAANGQEAMELFVKNEPKVVTLDLGLPPDPDGSEEGFRCLSRMLQQAPATKVIVITGRGEQKVALKAIQLGAYDFYHKPIDLNELKVILSRAFHLAALEAENRQLQSALVAEQNTQGIFGQCPPMQEVFTTIRKVATTNVSVLVLGESGTGKELVARAIHGESLRAKAPFIPINCGAIPENLLESELFGHEKGAFTGAQNRVHGKVEYAHNGTLFLDEIGELSAPLQVKLLRFLQDGVMQRVGGREDIAVDVRVIAATNVDIEKAIASGAFREDLYYRLGVISIVLPPLRERGDDVLLLANLFLHRYSDSFKKKVRGFSVAAMNQLQSYAWPGNVRELENKVKRAIIMSDGPLITPVDLGFESSAANLEPEAKTVGMSLKDAKDKVERQMVLAAIEQEQGNVAKAAETLGISRPTIYDLMKKHGLHVSTEG; this is encoded by the coding sequence ATGGAAAAACTGCTGGTTATCGATGACAACAGCGAAATTCTGAAGCAGTTGCGCTGGGGGCTGGGCAAGGACTACAAGGTTCTGTTCGCGGCGAATGGTCAGGAGGCCATGGAGCTGTTTGTCAAGAATGAGCCGAAGGTCGTGACCCTCGATCTGGGCCTGCCTCCTGATCCCGATGGCTCGGAGGAGGGGTTTCGCTGTCTTTCCCGGATGCTGCAACAGGCGCCGGCGACCAAGGTCATCGTTATTACCGGACGGGGCGAACAGAAGGTGGCCCTTAAGGCTATCCAACTGGGCGCTTATGATTTTTATCACAAACCCATCGACCTGAACGAGCTGAAGGTCATCCTTTCGCGGGCCTTTCATCTGGCGGCGCTGGAGGCTGAGAATCGGCAGCTGCAGTCAGCGCTGGTGGCCGAGCAGAATACTCAGGGCATTTTCGGTCAATGCCCGCCCATGCAGGAGGTTTTCACCACCATCCGTAAGGTGGCGACCACCAATGTCTCGGTGCTGGTGCTGGGAGAGAGCGGTACGGGCAAGGAGCTGGTGGCTAGAGCCATCCATGGCGAAAGCCTGCGCGCCAAGGCTCCCTTTATCCCCATCAACTGCGGGGCTATCCCCGAGAACCTGCTGGAGTCGGAACTGTTCGGGCATGAAAAGGGCGCTTTTACCGGAGCGCAGAACCGGGTGCACGGCAAGGTGGAATATGCTCACAACGGCACGCTCTTTCTTGATGAAATCGGTGAGCTGTCGGCGCCTTTGCAGGTCAAGTTGCTGCGTTTTCTGCAGGATGGGGTTATGCAGCGGGTCGGCGGCCGCGAGGATATTGCCGTCGATGTGCGGGTGATTGCCGCGACCAACGTGGATATCGAGAAGGCCATCGCCTCAGGTGCTTTCCGTGAGGATCTCTACTACCGCCTTGGGGTTATCAGTATTGTGCTGCCGCCGCTGCGCGAGCGGGGAGACGATGTCCTGCTGCTGGCCAATCTTTTTCTCCATCGCTACAGCGACAGTTTCAAGAAAAAGGTGAGGGGATTCAGCGTGGCGGCCATGAATCAGCTGCAAAGCTATGCCTGGCCGGGGAACGTGCGGGAGCTGGAGAACAAGGTGAAGCGCGCCATTATCATGAGCGATGGCCCCCTGATCACTCCGGTGGATTTAGGTTTTGAAAGCTCTGCGGCCAATCTGGAACCGGAAGCAAAAACGGTTGGCATGTCTTTGAAGGATGCCAAAGACAAGGTTGAGCGGCAGATGGTGCTGGCGGCTATTGAACAGGAGCAGGGCAATGTAGCCAAGGCGGCTGAAACCTTAGGTATCAGCCGCCCGACGATCTATGATCTGATGAAAAAGCATGGACTGCATGTCAGCACCGAGGGCTGA
- a CDS encoding fibronectin type III domain-containing protein: MKTKHVLSLSTLLLCLFTATLSFAADVTLAWDPSPSAGVVGYKMYYKAGSSVAPLNGTGAIEGNSPVIVGDTLTTSLSGLDAGVVYYFTVVAYDAAGNESPFSNVIAWSAGDPNPFIPSLQYPANQASEIPRTVQFNWSDPSDGRNVVYTLYYGTDPTLQSGAVGSINFEPLYPNKEVLLAIAALSLLSLAIPQRRKMRKAVIPALVGATMLLASCGGGGGGDDAISGSVNIDQPSSVAPQYTDVVDNLVESTFEIFDFDPNTTYYWKVVADDGVTVTESSTYSFTTTNS, translated from the coding sequence ATGAAAACGAAACACGTCCTCTCTTTGTCCACCCTACTGCTGTGCCTTTTCACCGCCACCCTCTCCTTTGCCGCTGACGTCACCCTGGCCTGGGATCCAAGTCCCTCCGCAGGAGTCGTCGGCTACAAGATGTATTACAAAGCGGGCTCTTCCGTCGCTCCCCTCAACGGCACCGGCGCCATTGAAGGGAATTCTCCCGTTATTGTCGGGGATACCCTGACGACGAGCCTGAGCGGCCTCGATGCCGGCGTCGTTTACTACTTTACGGTGGTGGCCTACGATGCCGCCGGCAATGAAAGCCCTTTCTCCAACGTTATTGCCTGGAGTGCCGGGGATCCCAATCCCTTCATTCCCTCCCTGCAATATCCGGCCAATCAGGCCAGCGAAATCCCCAGAACGGTGCAATTCAACTGGAGCGACCCCTCTGACGGCCGTAACGTCGTTTACACCCTCTACTACGGCACCGACCCGACCCTCCAGTCAGGCGCAGTGGGCAGCATAAATTTCGAACCACTCTATCCGAACAAGGAAGTTCTGCTGGCGATCGCCGCCCTGTCGTTGCTCAGTCTGGCCATTCCCCAGCGTCGTAAAATGAGAAAAGCGGTGATTCCCGCCCTGGTGGGCGCCACCATGCTGTTGGCCAGCTGCGGTGGCGGTGGTGGTGGAGATGACGCGATCAGCGGTTCGGTGAATATCGATCAACCGTCGTCTGTTGCGCCTCAATACACGGATGTGGTGGATAATCTGGTGGAAAGCACTTTCGAGATCTTCGATTTCGACCCCAATACTACCTATTACTGGAAAGTCGTCGCCGACGATGGCGTAACCGTCACCGAAAGCTCGACCTACAGCTTTACAACGACCAACTCGTAA
- a CDS encoding CAAX prenyl protease-related protein → MNQNFWSRVLPFTVFMAFVGIEELMRHLHGQQLILLDTKILYPLYALKIFSVAAILIFYRKFYSEIDIRQWLQIKTSALSILIGLLIFALWIHLDWSLLSQGESAGFDPQTISEEANRYAFIACRLAGAVVVVPIMEELFWRSFLLRYLIKSQFTTVAIGTFSWFSFLVASVLFGLEHHYIVAGIVAGALFNLLLYQTRSIAQCILAHAVANLALGLYVLQTGQWRFW, encoded by the coding sequence TTGAATCAGAATTTCTGGTCCCGAGTTCTCCCCTTTACCGTATTCATGGCCTTTGTGGGGATAGAAGAGTTGATGCGCCATCTGCACGGCCAGCAGCTCATCCTGCTCGACACAAAGATCCTTTACCCCCTCTATGCCCTTAAAATCTTTTCCGTCGCGGCCATACTGATTTTCTACCGCAAATTCTATTCTGAGATAGACATCCGCCAGTGGCTGCAGATAAAAACCAGCGCACTCAGCATCCTCATCGGCCTGCTGATCTTCGCGCTGTGGATCCACCTTGACTGGAGTCTCCTCTCTCAGGGGGAATCGGCAGGGTTCGATCCGCAAACCATCTCCGAGGAGGCCAACCGCTACGCCTTTATTGCCTGCCGCCTGGCGGGCGCCGTCGTCGTGGTACCTATCATGGAAGAGCTTTTTTGGCGCTCCTTTTTACTCCGGTATCTCATCAAAAGTCAATTCACCACCGTCGCCATCGGCACCTTCAGCTGGTTCTCCTTCCTGGTCGCCAGCGTCCTTTTCGGTCTTGAACATCACTACATCGTCGCCGGCATCGTCGCCGGGGCCCTTTTCAACCTGCTCCTCTACCAAACCCGCAGCATCGCCCAGTGCATACTGGCCCATGCCGTGGCCAACCTCGCCCTGGGCCTCTACGTTTTGCAAACCGGGCAATGGCGCTTCTGGTAG
- a CDS encoding RNA methyltransferase has protein sequence MNLDNVAVVLVEPQGALNIGSVCRAMMNFGFSDLRLVNPQVDHLGEEARRMAVKAGVLLDAARIFGSLEEALADCHFALGTTRRFGKYREDFLHPDEAADQFLPLAERGRVALLFGREDKGLLTNELDLCQRFITIPTHDALPSMNLAQAVSLCLYETSRALGRAQGKVAGRKKLASSKVLEGMYAHLRRTLLDIGFLDPQNPDHILRSFRRIFGRAGLNDREVRILHGMCRSIDWVEEDRRKKGDK, from the coding sequence ATGAATCTTGATAACGTGGCGGTGGTCCTGGTCGAACCCCAGGGTGCCCTTAATATCGGCTCGGTATGTCGGGCCATGATGAATTTTGGTTTTTCGGACCTGCGGCTGGTTAACCCCCAGGTCGATCATCTGGGGGAAGAGGCCCGCCGCATGGCAGTCAAGGCCGGCGTCTTGCTCGATGCGGCCAGGATTTTCGGCAGCCTTGAAGAGGCGCTGGCCGATTGTCACTTTGCTTTGGGGACAACGCGGCGGTTCGGCAAGTACCGCGAGGATTTTCTGCATCCCGATGAAGCGGCCGATCAGTTTCTGCCTCTGGCGGAGAGGGGGCGGGTCGCCCTGCTTTTCGGCCGGGAGGACAAGGGCCTGCTGACCAATGAGCTGGATCTGTGTCAGCGCTTCATCACCATACCCACGCATGACGCCTTGCCGTCCATGAATCTGGCCCAGGCTGTTTCCCTGTGTCTCTATGAAACCTCCCGGGCTCTCGGCCGAGCGCAGGGTAAGGTGGCCGGCCGCAAGAAGCTGGCCTCATCCAAGGTTCTGGAAGGCATGTATGCCCATCTTCGTCGCACGCTTCTCGATATCGGGTTTCTCGATCCCCAGAACCCGGACCATATCCTGCGCTCTTTCCGGCGGATTTTCGGGCGCGCCGGCCTCAACGATAGAGAGGTGCGTATTCTGCACGGCATGTGTCGAAGTATTGACTGGGTGGAAGAAGACCGCAGGAAGAAGGGGGACAAATGA